gacaaaattctctgattttttttaatttttggaatAATGAATTaacgttatatatatatatattcgaaaAATGACCAAAACTAAAGTTTTAAATAGGGTTCATCGAATCCGAGGAGgattgcctacgtatctcatcgaGGTAAGAATTAGATATGCGTAGTTCGTTAAGTTAGAAACATGAAGTAAGAAGGTatctttgttatttttgaagaaggataaaaactcttttttttgaACAAGAGTGaacaaactttttttttattttgaatgacGATTAAAAACTatttcttttgaattttttgaactTATATCACCGAACCCGTGGAGAGATACCTACGTATCTCATCAAGttgagaatcaggtgtgcgtagttcgTTCAGATTGAACAGCTAAGAGAACTTAGAAATGTTCGAACTTTGTTGAAAAAAGTAACTAAAACTTTGGTTATTATTTTGTAGAATTggtataaagaaaaatattttggattttcaTCTTTACGAACTATACAAAAGAACTAAAAGcataaacttttttaaaaaaattttttgcttaaaaagttttttttaaaattattttttacattttcaAGAAATGCATAAGAAACTAAAAcgagattttttaatttttttttaattttcttactATGTTTTTTGTGTAAATTTGACAACtccttttctcattttattgatCACTCTAAACATGAAAATACCTTATAAGAAAATGTTATTTCTAGATAGCACACAAATGATCTAAGTAGTCAAACTAAAAAGGGATACGTGTCCTAGACGGATTGACTCTTGTGTCAAACCTCACTAATTTAAATGCAAATGATGCAAACAAACGATCTACTAGGGATAACCATGTTTGTTAAGTTTTTCTAGGTTTAAATCTAAAGGAGATAAGTATCTAGACTGGCTTACTCGAGCGGACACTCGAACTAGAGAGGGGAAACTTGTCAATAGCAGCGCTATTCTGACTTCGTTGCTAGTCCAACCTCTCCTAACATGTGTGACTAATAATCCTTCACCAGGTGCCAAAACACTCTAACATTATCTCAATAGAAAGTAGGATGCATAACTGCATTCCTGTGAACATGTGTGAAGTGTTTTTAGAGACTCAAATGGATGTGCAAGAGAAATTAGTTTATAGGCAGTTCAACAATATCAAAGGAATAAAAAATTGAGCATGTATCACATTAAGCCAACAAAAAAAAtgtatccaaaaataaataataaaagcaAGTAAAATTCAATACAACAAATCTCGAATATTGGTTAGTCCCCAGCAGAGTCGCCAGAGATGTCACACCCCTTAATTCTACGGATTTTTTCAACTTAAGTGATGGTATTGATTGGGGATTATTTCATCTATTTTTTCAAACTCACcacttgaaattgagttttGGTGTTTCAAGtcatcttatttttatccctaaTCAAAAGAAAGTTGattctttattttattggtCTGAAAACTAAGAATTCGGGTAAGGAATTCTGTTGACTGaggggaaggtattaggcatccTTCGAGTCCCGTGATTCTGGCACGGTCGATTTTATTAACTTATActtattttatactattttggatatattatTAAAGGCTACAGTTTTCTAGCATTCACATACAATAGcttaaaaacataattgttTTCTTCTCTTGATTGCATCACCTGATATTCTCTATGTGTCTTGATTAAATTAATGaaagttaatattttaaataatttgattaaaGTGTGTCACCGCATCCTTGAATTTCTTTTAAGTGTCTCAAAAAGATGAGCAACCGCATTCTTAAtcgaaataaatatttttaatatgccTAAAAGTTCTTCTtacaaagaaataatttttccttataaagaaatcaaattaaataaatctAAACTTctatgatataatataattttttttaggatcatttccaatatctttttatttttattactcttGAAATTAATATCAAGATTAAGCATACACATACTGTAATTTTTTCTAACATGCTAAAGCAAATctcatttttttgtttgataaaataaaaacgACAATAATTTTTTGAGCCTAATAATCCCTACTTTATCATTATTGGCATCTAAATCAAGATAAGAACACCACCATGAGTATTCATTTTTAAGAGATAACAACTAacgagtaaaaataaataaataaaaataatcagcCATTAAATCAATCTTCATTAATTAAATAGATATATAACACATGACTCAATAttcatttttatcaaattaagaataaaaacaAGTCTATTCTATAATTACATCAAActccataaataatttaaagagaAAAGGTAAAGTTGAATCTCAAATGAAGAAGCTAAGTACCGCGAAATTCTGATCAAAGCTTGATTAGAACACCCACGAATATTTTGTAGGTTGTATGTGGTGGTATATGTATAGTGTTTGTATGGAAGTAatgagaaaagaagaatagatATGAATGTGTAGttcccttttttctttctcctttctttccttttctttttttgtgtgttgtaatcttttttttcttctttgcaGATTTTTTTGTGAGGATCCTCtcttttttggatattttacttaaatttcaTAGTGAAAAAGtccaattataatttatctCGATTTTTTGGGAAATTACTTGAATTTCCTCTTTTTTGTAGATTTCTGATACATGCGAATGacgctgatacatcgcgatttgatacataagtcattttcatgatacatcgctagttgatacaaaccaaacattgtaatatcaataaaacttatgaatcagcttataacacataatatatcatgaacacaacataaatagcagtaaaacttatgttttactgatacattttgtgtttggtttgtatcaactagcgatgtatcatgaaaatgacttatgtatcaaatcgcgatgtatcagcatcattcctatgtatcagaagaggaatttttgaaattttttcaaatggtagagaataattaaaaatataggaatataagatatgtaatttggtaatttttcctttttttgtatgtgtgtgtatatgTCTTTATGTAGTATAGTGTAGGGGTGTAAGATGTGAGATGAGCGGAGTGTTGTGGGATAATTGTTGGTGGAAATGTGAGGAAGAGTGGGTGAGTGGGTAGATTAAGGGGGTTAATGAGGTAGTATAGGTAAGTGGGGTAGTTTAggctaattttcttttttaaaatatcagCTAACTATTTTGAACTATAAGAAACGTTAAATAGTTAATctgtaaaaatataatttagaaaatactaacttatttattaaactaaaaattaaaagaaaacatatatttttgtaaattttcttttctttaaaacaAGACACTAAAATGTGACtccatttttataattttcaaatcttttaaaataatcttactaaaaataagataaaatcaatatatttaatttagatctaaaagaaatatttaagtacTATAAGAAAGTGTACAATCTTAGGTTCGGTCAAAAATTACGTGTCTACATCAACAATTCATTTATTTATAACCAGAGGAAgtaacttttattttaataatcggTCAACTTTTCTACACCTTAATTATTTCACTCTGTACCTGCTATTATTCAGTAACAACGATAATATTATAAAGTAACTTTATCTatcaagattattatttttacaaaagGGGTtagtgaaaagaaaaatagggGAGAGAATTTCAATGTGAAAAAATACATTCTtgtcaataaaataaaatttttattagcCAACCAATTGAACGATTAACTTACATAGAGTCTCGCTCAATAAAGAAAATCCTAGAATTCGTAAAATAGAAGGAGAAGAGGATAATTTAAGTagataaataaaatcaattaggtaattttttttgtcttaaCTGAATTGGAGCCCTGCTCTCCGTAGTTTACCCCTACTTCATTAACCACCGGTGAATATCTTTAAGAATAAGTTGTTGCTTGGCGTTGGCTTCAAAGATTCTGCGAAAATTTTTGTAAAAACTTTTTCCTAATGAGAATTCTTTTATGCTTGAGTTAATTTTCTTAATGATCATTCAAGTTTTTGAAAattgcttttaaaatattacatttattttatttaggatcaaaatatcattcaaCTATCACTATTTTTCTCGAAAATACTTAATACTTCAAAAATCTCTCTCTCCTAGTTGGCATGCTATGTTATTaaggttttattttttttaataatagacttatttaattcatcaaactcatttaattaaaattacaatattattaattttttcaaactcatttaattaaaattataatcctattaatttttttaaaaatagattagtTTATTTAGAAGAAATTTCATGCTCAAGAATCCTTTATTACACTTAAACTTTATAGATAATTTCTTATATGAAGAATAACTTTTTAACTCTTATTATAATGCCAtcaattttgtataattataaacatatatattcaaaaatattgcagttttaaaaattttcaattGAAGTTCAAATTGAACCAGGATATACAAATCACTTAAATGAACATTAACTAACATTATTTAATCATACTATTATATAATGGATAAATTATATTAAAGGTCAATTaaccaataaaaataataattgtgtACTTTGAAATCCATACTTACAACAATATTTTCTAAACAAAGAAAATTAGAAAGTGAATAATAGTtgtattagaaaataaaatttaggcCTTTGTTAATGAGCATATTAATCTCGTATAATGTGTGTGGTGTTGAGTTAAAATAAACAACTAAACTAATTAAGGAAAagagcctaaaatgcccttgaacAATTGGAAATAGTACAAAAAATGTCCCTCATCCATCtgttgggcctaaaatgcccttgacatTCACCTTTAGgttcaaaaatgaaattttctttaatagaaAATGGCATGAGGGGCGtttttgtaccatttccaataattcgagggcattttaggctcttttccgtcattaaaattttgttaaataattttttatttataattaaattgtaaccaatagatgacccCCACgtgtttaaataaattattcaaattatttaattaaaattatgttaaataaaattaatttataattaattttaaataattaaattataaccaatagatgaccgccacgtgtttaaaataattattcaaattatttaattaaaattatgttgaagaaattttgatttataattaattttaaataattaaattgtaaccactAAATGGACGCcacatgtttaaaaaaattatttaatttattgaattaaaattatgttaaagaaaagGTCTTTTGGAACTAAAGGTGGatgattatcatataaaattctgaaaattaatgCCTTTGTCACCCAcatttaggtccaaaaatgatattttctttaacataattttaattaaataatttaaataatttttttaaacatgtggtggtcatctattggttacaatttaattataaattaaaatttatttagcataattttaattaaataatttcaataattttttaaaacatgtGGAAGCCATCTATTGGCTACAATTtagttatttaaaattaattaataattaaaatttatttcacaaaattttaattacagaaaagagcctaaaatgccctcgaacAATTGGAAATAGTAGAAAAATGTTCCTCATGCCCTTTTCCGTTAAAGAAAAGGTTATTTTTGGACCTAAATGTGAatgtcaagggcattttaggcccaataaatggatgaggggtatttttgtttcattttcaataattcaaaggcattttaggcctttttccgaactaattattatttgtgtttcaaaaaaaataatttaatgacACGACAAATTAGCCATTGGAGAAGgatatttttgaagtataaaGTAACATAATGATAattgaatgatatttttatcttaaataaaataaaaataatatttaaaaatagttctcaaaatttgaatgatcatttagaaaattaactttttatattttcaaaaaaaagtaAAGCTACATTTTTCCGCGTAGAACCACAATTCTCATGCTTTATTTACATTAGGTGGGAATGCTTAGACTTTTGTACGTAAAAGAAAGTGAAAATGTACTGAAATGGATCAAATATACTCCATtactattgaaaatagttttaaaatatcactcattttatttttgggCTAAATATACCTTTTCTGTTATATTTTTGGTTCAAATATACTCTTTTCATTATACTTTGATACAAATTCACCCTTAATTTTAATGGAAGAacacttgaaaaactcaaaattaaataactcattctcaattttaaatataacattaaattttcatttgtttttttctcaaaagttatctatattttaaaaataaaaaaaatgagatgTGTCActtcagtaaaaaaaaattaagttcgACGGGAGTTTACATTATCGATTATCATGACTCTTTGATTATTAGGatgattatattataatttacgTATGCTATTTAATCAATATTTTGCATAacatttgataaattttgataCACTAGCAGTGTGTTCCTTGGCTAAAGGAATTCTACATCTATTATTTATATCTTATTAATATAGCTACATTAATAAGAGATgtgagtaatttttttaaaattttgcagCATTTTTTATCTTatcattttgtaagaaaaaaagactcaaattagtatttagaaattttatgtattagtacttaaaattatgcaacaCATTCTATATTGTCATTTCTAAGGGGAAAAAAACTCAATTTAttccttgaaaattttatttattcctaaaaaaatcagatatttaaaattaaacaacaacaacaacaacccagtgaaatcccacatcgtggcgTCTggagatatttaaaattgagaatgagttatttaattttgagctttTCAAGTGCTTTTTCGTTAAAATTAAGGGTGAATTTGTATCAAAGTATAATGAGAGAAATATATTTAAACCAAAAATATAACACCATAAATAtatttaacccaaaatataataaagaatatctttaaactattttcaataatatatagatatatttgacccttttcccaaAAAATGTATCATAGAATGCTTAATAATAGTACAAATTGAAAGCTAAGTTCATGCCGAAAAAGATCCACCGTCCACTGAAATTTCTCGTGTTTCTAAACATTTAGCACTCCTCCGGTTTATATTAAGTgtatcattatgattttctttatAGTTCAAATAAAGAGTTATTTTCCCAAACAGTCACTTatgtttgaaaaattatttagtaatatcccttttctttattttagaattagaatatcactcatttttttaaatatttttcttcaaatataCTTGAcacactaataataataatcttctCTCTCCTGATAGCTGCCATGtcactttattcattttttattaataataaaggtttttactttttttaaatgaaagttGTCTAATGTCTCTATCAACTTTTGTTACATAGTCAAAGCATTTATCCCATTCTTTATGAAAATCTAATTACTTCAATTTTATAGCGGAAATTTTTATTCTAGATTCCATTCATGAGTATTTGCCGGTATATTCATACAAAAATTTAGTCTTTCtgatcaagaaaataaatttagacAAATGTTCATCACCGCCTTGCCAATATATATGCACAAACATATTTTCTTGAAGAATCGGAGGAGTTAATATTGGATTTGCCTCTGAACCACTCAAAACTAGGGTAGAAAATTTTAGCgctatgtaatttttttattgggtATAACatgtgggttatttaaaaagtaattttttttattattaatgaaaaatgaataaagtgaCATGGCAATCGGAGAGAGgagattattattatattattgtgTCAAATATATTTGGAGGAAAATATGAAAAGATGGGTGATATTCTAGtcctaaaataaagaaaagtgaTATTACTAGATAATTTCTCAAACATGGATGACCGTTTGGGGAAATTACTCTTCAAATAAAGTAGATTTTTAAAGTCTTAAAGAGAATTActgtatttttcttatttacatTTTATGTTACTAATATTAttaattactttatatttttaagagaatatttcaaaaataatttaagaaatagcctttaattttttttcttaatattttttttaggagTGTGTCATATCTTTACCATTCACTTAGAAGTCACTGGTTTGGATATATGTTATGATAAAATTAGTTATGTTGGGATAAATTATGCTGTGATAAGTTATACTGAGATTAGTTATGCTGAAAGTAGTTTTTATTGCTTGTTTGATttgtcatattcaaaattatattaattacataatttctaagaataagttatttgtataaaaaataCCCTCCACCTTATTTAGTTCTTttttatctatattttctttgaaagttttagttattcattcttagaaataaaattttccatcttatttaacttagatATTTTTTTGTATGCATTACCATGATTGTACCgtgtgtttttaaaattaaacttttattttaattaactgaaaaataaaacttccatcttatttagctttaaataaaattttcatcttatttaacttaaaaatattatttagcttaaaaataaaacttccatcttatttagcataaaaataaaacttccatcttatttaacttaaaaataaaacttccaaTTTTAAGCTTAtgaaagtaaaataaattttattattaaaattatctatattttaaagctatctacattttaattgatatataaaatataattttaagtgTGTAATAAATTATTTAGTTAAAATAGTAATTTAGTAGTGAAGTGAGtattttaagagaaatcaaagtataaataaacataagaattagacaaataaattcaacttataatatatttataaatagaaattgtatttataaagtaatttttaatagaaaactatattatcataaaaacaaTGATTAATTAAGGTTGAATATTGTTATAAATATTGTTACAAATTGTGCTAATTCATATGAATATAAAAAGAGGGTATAAAAGGGAGTTTAAGAGAGAGAGTTTtattattttacatattttatgaaTAACTTCTctcattattaattattaattttaaaataagttattcCATTTTTTGCGACtaaataagaaattaaaaaaatacttaaattatcctaaaattaacTCTTTTTATCTATCATACCGGCCGATCTCTCAATATGAACTAGCGGTGGAAAAGATAAAATAGCAATTAATGGCGCCTAgtattttaaaaggaaaatttcaACGGTCAATACATAGGAAAACGAAGGGAAGTTTCTGCGATAGTATTACTTTTCAACGGAGTTAGCTTCCTCAATATAAGGCAAAGTCGTATGTACTAGCTAGTGTTTAGGAATACATATATGTTTAAACCAGAGATAAATTTTGAAGTTCCCCTGATTCCCGTTGTTGGGGATGGGTTCTGCTTTCCTTACCTTGTGAACTTAACTGTGAAGAAGAAAATCCTGGGACTCTCACAACTAAACATCGATGTCTTGGATGATATTGGGACTTCTCTTCTCCAAGGTGAAGGAAAAGTTTGGCATcttaggaagaagaagagaatcaTTGCTGATCCTGCTGGTTTACCCCTACTTACTCTGCACGAAAAGGTATCAAACATATTCTCTCTTTTTAATTTGAGTTGATATGGGAGGGCTGGTCCGGTCGAGCTATGCTTCACCAGCACAAGTATCCAATAACTCTGCTCACCAATTTAAGATTTACATAAATGAGAAGAAATCACCTGCAATAGCATTTTTATTCAGTTGAAATTTGAATTCCAGTTCCTATGATTTTCACTCTTTTTATTGACTATTAGGCCACACCTTGAGTGTCGGTTGTATTCTTCTGTGTAAAATGATTGAGTatcatcaaaactaactcaaagaatGCATATGATGAACTTAAGAGTGAAGTGGTTTGTGACTGCAGACACTTTCATGGCATAATACCTGGAAAGTTTATCGTTCAGACAGAAATGATGTGCTCTACACAGTTAAAAGATCAAGCACAtttcaaatgaaaatgcaaCTTGATGTGTTCTTGGCTAGCAATATCAATGGAGACATCTGTGATTTCCATGTAAAGGGATCTTTCACCAATCAATCTTTCAAAGTTTATAAAGGGGACACTTTGATTGCTGAGGTACTTAACTAATTATATTAACTTCAAATCCCTGTTTCAGAGTCTTCCAAAGTGTATAGAAATAACAATAAAACTCTTGTTTTTGCTTCAATTATGCAGGTGAAAGAAAGATTCAAACTTGGAAGCTTCTtcaaaggaagagaaaatttTGAAGTAAGAGTTTATCCTGGTGTGGATTATGCGTTTATTGTCTCAATATTGATCgtatataatgaaatatacgGGGAATCATAGATACACATTATGTAAATTGGCAGGTTTCTTGGCCTCCTTTCTCTTTTATGTACAAGTGTGTCAAAACTCACATCCTATACTTATAAAGGGAGTATTTTAGCCTTTTATGAtgtcaataaataaatagatccttttttttattctactTAATTTGGTTGAACAAGATGAGTGCATCCAGTTGTGAGATCTTCTTTCTTCCTTATCATAAGTTAGGCAGTTATTTATCATTTTCAAGCTCACGTCATATTAGGAGAAACAtgattaggaatgaagatatttGAAACAAGGTAGAAGTGATATCGATAGAGAATAAGATGGAGGAAATGAGACTTAGATGATTCGAGCGTGTGCAAAAGAGATGCACGGATGCTCCAGCATAGAGGTGTAAGAAGTTGACTATGGATGGTTTCAAGAGAGGTAGGTGTAGGTCAAAGAAGTAATGAAAAAAAAGTGATTAGACATAACACGACACTTCAgtttatcgaggacatgaccttaaatatgatatttatgaAGGACATATATTAAGGTAGGAGTGAGTTAAGATAGTTGAGCGTTGTCTGGCTTATTCTTCTTTACTATTAGCCGTACTATTACTTGTATTACTGTTGTAGTTTCATGTCCTTTGGTAATTATTTATGGATTTTTTACACTTCGATTTTCGTTGtattttcttatgatatgttaaggatGATTTGTCAAGTTGTCTATAGtattttgtcataattgtcttcaTTTCCgatatttctttctttataCTACTTTTTCTTGAGCTAAGAATCTATAGGAAACAACCTCTTCACCTCTAAGGTAATGGTAAAATTTGCATACACTTTACTCTTTCCAAACCCTACTTCGTAGGATTAACAatatatatgttgttgttggaagTTCCCTGTACCCgcacatagcgggagctttagtacACTGGGCTGTCcttttatgttgttgttggaagTTCTCACTCTCGTTGCTTCAAGAAGTATTGTAAATTTTCTGGTCCAATTGATTTAGGAATATGGCTAAATTTTGTATTCACAACGATATTATTGGAACTAGCAAATATTGCATAGCAACACACAAATACAAATTGAAAATTCAAAAGGTCTAATCGAGATGCATGATAGAAATTTATGAACTTTTTCCAAACATATTGTAGATGTTGGCAGCAATAGTTATAACACTCGTCACAACAGCTAGAACAATCATGACTAGTGCGATGATCTTGTCTTTTCTTGAAGATAAACCATGGACATCTCTGCCAAACAGTAAATAAAATGTTCAGCATAAAAACAGAAGAAATAAAATCATTCAGAAT
This Solanum dulcamara chromosome 8, daSolDulc1.2, whole genome shotgun sequence DNA region includes the following protein-coding sequences:
- the LOC129901293 gene encoding protein LURP-one-related 14, with product MFKPEINFEVPLIPVVGDGFCFPYLVNLTVKKKILGLSQLNIDVLDDIGTSLLQGEGKVWHLRKKKRIIADPAGLPLLTLHEKTLSWHNTWKVYRSDRNDVLYTVKRSSTFQMKMQLDVFLASNINGDICDFHVKGSFTNQSFKVYKGDTLIAEVKERFKLGSFFKGRENFEVRVYPGVDYAFIVSILIVYNEIYGES